One Gadus chalcogrammus isolate NIFS_2021 chromosome 4, NIFS_Gcha_1.0, whole genome shotgun sequence DNA segment encodes these proteins:
- the LOC130381548 gene encoding B-cell CLL/lymphoma 6 member B protein-like isoform X2 gives METADRSLVSPGSLGQSRLGFPEVLQHAACREAPYPRPGQEETWTPGTRVKEEKEPLPPGLPVKEEVAEEPRAPGLPVKEEVAEEPRAPGLPVKEEREEEPWNPGLPVKEEVAEEPWNPGLPVKEEVAEEPWNPGLPVKEEVAEEPWNPGLPVKEEREEEPWNPGLPVKEEREELWVSPGGDGGQETTGEDVIQDPTPPGSVKTEGAPPPPTDPTEAGPPTRDSEADIKPEPQPLSFVPDHYATAEPQPLSCVSDQFEATEPQPRSCVSDQFEATEPQPRSCVSDQFEATEPQPRSCVSDQFEATEPQPRSCVSDQFEATEPQPRSCASADCTTTETDAKEEAGAESGSGSGAAVGAPCPDMDSKLRTRRRAKRPVRELESDTKTRVRIHMRVHTGERPHSGPDCGKASTTKGGVNEHIQNIPRSDRPFHCELCTASFKSKWGLNRHLSVHTGERPYTCSSCGLSYTARDKLNRHINIHHRITSVKCKMKA, from the exons ATGGAAACTGCTGACCGCAGCCTGGTGTCCCCAGGTTCGCTTGGACAGAGCAGGTTAGGATTCCCAG AGGTCCTGCAGCACGCGGCCTGTAGAGAGGCGCCCTACCCCCGTCCGGGCCAGGAGGAGACATGGACTCCAGGCACACGAGtcaaagaggagaaggagccaTTGCCCCCAGGCCTACCAGTCAAagaggaggtggcggaggagcCAAGGGCCCCGGGCCTACCAGTCAAagaggaggtggcggaggagcCAAGGGCCCCAGGCCTACCAGTCaaagaggagcgggaggaggagccaTGGAACCCAGGCCTACCAGTCAAagaggaggtggcggaggagcCATGGAACCCAGGCCTACCAGTCAAagaggaggtggcggaggagcCATGGAACCCAGGCCTACCAGTCAAagaggaggtggcggaggagcCATGGAACCCAGGCCTACCAGTCaaagaggagcgggaggaggagccaTGGAACCCAGGCCTACCAGTCaaagaggagcgggaggagctgTGGGTCAGCCCTGGGGGAGACGGTGGTCAAGAGACGACGGGAGAGGACGTCATCCAGGACCCGACCCCTCCTGGTTCCGTGAAGACGGAAGGCGCTCCGCCTCCACCTACAGATCCAACGGAGGCCGGACCACCGACCAGGGACTCTGAAGCAGACATAAAGCCAGAACCACAGCCTCTGTCCTTCGTACCGGACCATTATGCGACAGCAGAACCACAGCCTCTGTCCTGTGTGTCGGACCAGTTCGAGGCAACAGAACCACAGCCTCGGTCCTGTGTGTCGGACCAGTTCGAGGCAACAGAACCACAGCCTCGGTCCTGTGTGTCGGACCAGTTCGAGGCAACAGAACCACAGCCTCGGTCCTGTGTGTCGGACCAGTTCGAGGCAACAGAACCACAGCCTCGGTCCTGTGTGTCGGACCAGTTCGAGGCAACAGAACCACAGCCTCGGTCCTGTGCGTCGGCCGACTGCACGACAACAGAAACGGATGCGAAGGAGGAAGCGGGTGCAGAGAGCGGCTCCGGGTCTGGAGCAGCCGTTGGCGCCCCGTGTCCAGACATGGACTCTAAATTGCGGACCCGACGACGAGCCAAACGTCCGGTGCGTGAACTCGAAAGCGATACCAAAACCCGGGTCCGGATACACATGAGGGTGCACACGGGTGAGCGGCCGCACTCGGGTCCGGACTGCGGAAAGGCGTCCACCACTAAGGGCGGGGTCAACGAACACATCCAGAACATCCCCCGCAGCGACAGACCCTTCCACTGCGAGCTCTGCACCGCAAGCTTCAAGTCCAAGTGGGGTCTGAACCGACACCTCAGCGTCCACACCGGGGAGAGGCCGTACACCTGCTCTTCCTGCGGCCTCAGCTACACTGCGAGGGACAAGCTGAACAGGCACATCAACATCCACCATAGAATAACATCCGTCAAATGCAAGATGAAAGCGTGA
- the LOC130381548 gene encoding uncharacterized protein LOC130381548 isoform X1, translating into MEHKVQTHDMNRTWSHVRIEANMLLEKMQGLGLRPVLFLASPFYSCHDQNHWVSEIFAPPCHLSEISVEGLQRMKALFDLIIKGWTPRETPAAAPTRPPPYRPETPAATPTLPPPCLPETPAGASTRPPPSTPETPAGASSNGLEQEVLQHTACREAPSPRPVQEEKWTYKKKSPTASDAGMWTIGQLRAVLHHPVTGNNVEMRGFIQQTIAEHREGVSLLQGEKSRQWKLLTAAWCPQVRLDRAEVLQHAACREAPYPRPGQEETWTPGTRVKEEKEPLPPGLPVKEEVAEEPRAPGLPVKEEVAEEPRAPGLPVKEEREEEPWNPGLPVKEEVAEEPWNPGLPVKEEVAEEPWNPGLPVKEEVAEEPWNPGLPVKEEREEEPWNPGLPVKEEREELWVSPGGDGGQETTGEDVIQDPTPPGSVKTEGAPPPPTDPTEAGPPTRDSEADIKPEPQPLSFVPDHYATAEPQPLSCVSDQFEATEPQPRSCVSDQFEATEPQPRSCVSDQFEATEPQPRSCVSDQFEATEPQPRSCVSDQFEATEPQPRSCASADCTTTETDAKEEAGAESGSGSGAAVGAPCPDMDSKLRTRRRAKRPVRELESDTKTRVRIHMRVHTGERPHSGPDCGKASTTKGGVNEHIQNIPRSDRPFHCELCTASFKSKWGLNRHLSVHTGERPYTCSSCGLSYTARDKLNRHINIHHRITSVKCKMKA; encoded by the exons ATGGAGCATAAGGTCCAAACCCACGACATGAACCGGACCTGGTCTCACGTTCGGATAGAGGCTAACATGTTG CTTGAGAAAATGCAGGGCCTTGGACTGAGGCCCGTTTTATTCCTGGCCAGCCCCTTTTATTCCTGCCATGACCAAAATCACTGGGTCTCAGAAATTTTTGCCCCTCCCTGCCATCTGTCTGAGATCTCTGTGGAGGGTCTTCAAAGGATGAAGGCACTGTTTGATCTCATTATTAAAG GTTGGACCCCCAGAGAGACGCCTGCAGCAGCTCCAACTCGGCCTCCACCCTATCGTCCAGAGACGCCTGCAGCAACCCCAACTCTGCCTCCACCCTGTCTCCCAGAGACACCTGCAGGAGCTTCAACTAGGCCTCCACCCTCTACTCCAGAGACACCTGCTGGAGCCTCCTCAAATGGTCTGGAACAAG AGGTCCTGCAGCACACGGCCTGTAGAGAGGCGCCCTCCCCCCGTCCAGTCCAGGAGGAGAAATGGACTTACAAGAAGAAGAGCCCGACGGCTTCTGATGCCGGGATGTGGACGATAGGACAATTGAGAGCGGTGCTCCATCACCCGGTCACCGGGAATAACGTGGAGATGCGGGGATTTATTCAACAAACCATCGCTGAGCACCGGGAGGGAGTTTCTCTGTTACAAGGAGAGAAAAGTCGGCAATGGAAACTGCTGACCGCAGCCTGGTGTCCCCAGGTTCGCTTGGACAGAGCAG AGGTCCTGCAGCACGCGGCCTGTAGAGAGGCGCCCTACCCCCGTCCGGGCCAGGAGGAGACATGGACTCCAGGCACACGAGtcaaagaggagaaggagccaTTGCCCCCAGGCCTACCAGTCAAagaggaggtggcggaggagcCAAGGGCCCCGGGCCTACCAGTCAAagaggaggtggcggaggagcCAAGGGCCCCAGGCCTACCAGTCaaagaggagcgggaggaggagccaTGGAACCCAGGCCTACCAGTCAAagaggaggtggcggaggagcCATGGAACCCAGGCCTACCAGTCAAagaggaggtggcggaggagcCATGGAACCCAGGCCTACCAGTCAAagaggaggtggcggaggagcCATGGAACCCAGGCCTACCAGTCaaagaggagcgggaggaggagccaTGGAACCCAGGCCTACCAGTCaaagaggagcgggaggagctgTGGGTCAGCCCTGGGGGAGACGGTGGTCAAGAGACGACGGGAGAGGACGTCATCCAGGACCCGACCCCTCCTGGTTCCGTGAAGACGGAAGGCGCTCCGCCTCCACCTACAGATCCAACGGAGGCCGGACCACCGACCAGGGACTCTGAAGCAGACATAAAGCCAGAACCACAGCCTCTGTCCTTCGTACCGGACCATTATGCGACAGCAGAACCACAGCCTCTGTCCTGTGTGTCGGACCAGTTCGAGGCAACAGAACCACAGCCTCGGTCCTGTGTGTCGGACCAGTTCGAGGCAACAGAACCACAGCCTCGGTCCTGTGTGTCGGACCAGTTCGAGGCAACAGAACCACAGCCTCGGTCCTGTGTGTCGGACCAGTTCGAGGCAACAGAACCACAGCCTCGGTCCTGTGTGTCGGACCAGTTCGAGGCAACAGAACCACAGCCTCGGTCCTGTGCGTCGGCCGACTGCACGACAACAGAAACGGATGCGAAGGAGGAAGCGGGTGCAGAGAGCGGCTCCGGGTCTGGAGCAGCCGTTGGCGCCCCGTGTCCAGACATGGACTCTAAATTGCGGACCCGACGACGAGCCAAACGTCCGGTGCGTGAACTCGAAAGCGATACCAAAACCCGGGTCCGGATACACATGAGGGTGCACACGGGTGAGCGGCCGCACTCGGGTCCGGACTGCGGAAAGGCGTCCACCACTAAGGGCGGGGTCAACGAACACATCCAGAACATCCCCCGCAGCGACAGACCCTTCCACTGCGAGCTCTGCACCGCAAGCTTCAAGTCCAAGTGGGGTCTGAACCGACACCTCAGCGTCCACACCGGGGAGAGGCCGTACACCTGCTCTTCCTGCGGCCTCAGCTACACTGCGAGGGACAAGCTGAACAGGCACATCAACATCCACCATAGAATAACATCCGTCAAATGCAAGATGAAAGCGTGA